Part of the Engystomops pustulosus chromosome 4, aEngPut4.maternal, whole genome shotgun sequence genome is shown below.
TACCTGATCTTGTAATTCTGAAATCCAGTGTAAACTGGGGCCTATATAATGATTTGATAAAGAATCCTGTATACTGACTTTATCCGATATACCTGAAACCCAGTGTAAACTGTGACCTGTAAGCCATAAACCTGTGTACCCCCGGTCTTGAACCAGGTGTACCCTAAACTAGTCTGAAACCCATGTACACTTAATGTGTCTGGAACCCCATGTAGCCTGAACCGGTCTGGAACCCTGTGTACCCTGAACTGTCTGGAATCTCGTGCAATCTGAAATGGTCTGGAACACTATGTAACCTGAAGCTGTCTGGAACTCTGTGTACCTTTATCCTTTCCGGAAACCTGTTTATCCTGAGTCTGCGTGGAACCATGTATAACTCAAACCTTGTTTACCTTACCAGTTTACCTTGTCTGTATTTTTGCTTATCTATTATGACAGAGTAAGTATTTCTTTGTAACCTTGAACTTAGACCTTTGAAATGATTCCCTATTGTAGACCATATATAAcactatggggggaatttattaatggcTTTGACCCAATTTTTTGggggaagtgtttttttttgttgctgcacTTTGTGTCGAACCCTCAATTTTTCATCTTCTCTGACATTcacaaacttttattttattttgtcacTCAAGTTGGGCACAGCTCTTCAATCCTGtgcttttcctgcacttctaattTCCCAACACGTTTTTGGCACACAataagaccaacaaaaagcaagtgtATTAACTTCTAAATCCTTCATAAATATGGTCTGAAATTCCTGTGCACCAAATACATTAAAGTCGTGTGCCACAATATATAATCATAGTGCAAATCACTGCTAAAATCAGGCACCAAAAGCACCTCTATACCTTAAAAACCACAATTATTTGCAACATGTACACATAATTTAACCTTGGTCCTCGACAATATTATCAGCCATAACTTGAATAATTGAGAAAAAACATCAAACTCAAGACCAAAACCAAAGCCCACTCTAAAATGCAGGAAATTCAGAAAGAAACTTCTATGGACAAAACCTTAGGGCACTGAttgggaaccttttagaggcctagTGCCCAAGAATAGCCAAAAACCTACTCAATAATCATGATCaacaacttattgctccctgtcctGCCACAGTTTTCAACCGTATTTGCATCTTGGGGACACTAACaccgttgaaagaaggaggggaaattagatttatcattgtagcttccctctagggtCCATTTGAACAGGAAATATTGCAGGACAGGATCTCCAATAAAAATCCAGTCTTATCCACATCTCCTTTCTTCATATGCAGACCCAAGAAGCCCAGGAAGTGTTGGTTTAAAATAGTGATGAACGCAGCACATGCTGGGCTACCCATGGTACCCATGCCATGGGTTCACTCACACTGCCTTTGGGAATCAATAAGGAGTCTCTACCCCATAGAAAGAtatcagcacaaacaaaaatacaTTACAGTGGTGGTCATGTTGGTGGATTGTATAGATGTTCAACTTGGACTAGAAGCTTCAATTTACACCTGACCTCAGAGGGAAATTGTAGAACCTGTGCAAAAGTAAAGCCACCATAGTGTTCCAACAGAAAACATTTAGTTGCTATTTAAGAGTCATGTGTTGATATAACCACACTAAAACAACTAAAAAACATGACTTAAATTCTGACTAAAAATATAGCAATTGAAAAactaatacaaaataaaaaacccaaaaaagttATTTAGGCAAAAATTCCCAATATTAATGTACAGCTAGATAAATAATAATGCAAGAAGAATACCTGTGGTATAAAATTCTGTGTAGTGTTTTTCAACGATTCATTTCCAATCCCTGAGTCATCGGCATCTATTAGACTTTCCACAGGAACATTGTGCTGCGGTTTAAGGAAAGCAAATTCCCTCTCACTTGGgtccagagttacacaaacatcATAGGAATATGGCAGAGGTAATGTCCCAGTGCTGAACTGTGTCATAAATCTGGGATCAATGGGTGGATATAGACTTGTACTCATGGATCCAAATGAAGATGATTTGGACTGTTTGTACTTGGAGACAACTGCAATAATCACAGTCACTATGAAGAGGAAGGAAATCAATGCCAAGGCTATTACCAAGTAGAATTGTAGGTTGGACTGAGATTCTTCTATTATAGACTGGTTACTGAGCTCAGGAAGGACCTGATGAAAATGACCAGCGATCACCATGTTTATAGTGACTGAAGCTGAGCGGGATGGATTCCCATTGTCTCTCACTAGAACCACAATTCCATGTTTCATGAAGTCTTTTTCTTGAAATACACGAGATGTCCTCATCTCCCCTGTGTGCTGGTCAATGGTGAAGAGTGATGGTTCTGAAGATTGTAAAAAGTAAGACAACCAGGCATTGTGTCCAGAGTCAGCGTCCACTGCCACCACTTTAGATACTAAAGAGCCTGGTTCAGAGGTCCAAGGTACCATCTCAAATGTTGAGCTATCAGCCTCTGGTGATGGGTAGAGAATGACTGGAGAATTATCATTCTGGTCTACTATACATATTCTTAGTGTTGTCCTGCTGTTCAGAGATGGAGATCCATTGTCTCTGGCAATGATTTGGATCTTAAATTCTTTCTGTTTCTCATAATCAAATGACCTCTGAGCATAGATGACCCCAGTTACTGGATTCATGGAGATGTAGGAGGACAGGAGATCTTCTTCATTACTTGTAGACATTATAGAATAAGTTATCTTAGCATTGTCTTCAATGTCCATATCTCTtgctggaatattaaatattgaggCTCCGGGAAGATTATTTTCTGGTATAAATGCAGTATAAGTCAGTTTCTCAAACACTGGGGCATTGTCATTGACATCTGATACATCAAGTCTAATAACTTTTCTAGAAGTCATTTCAGGAGAACCTTTATCAGAGGCTTGTATTGTGATGTTGTaggatgatattttttctctatcTAGACTACTTTTTGtaacaattttataa
Proteins encoded:
- the LOC140128434 gene encoding protocadherin gamma-B1-like, encoding MAGLHLQEGQAMQGLRWQVIFPFLFSWLCHSVSGHIHYSINEELRKGSIVGNIAKDLQLDVKDLVRRKLRVVSKTSEKYLNINLDNGNLYIADRIDRETLCRAAADCVLTFDAVVENPLNVFSIKIDIQDINDNSPKFILDTIRIEMSESTSPGSRFLLQNAEDPDVGVNSVISYRLSTNQYFTLGEKVSTDGSVFPELILEKPLDRETQDKHELILTASDGGNPVQTGTALINIIVTDFNDNSPVFTQDVYKVSVRENIPVNSTILQVSASDEDEGVNGQITYSIRTTASEILQTFIINPKNGEIKTKTHLDYEVSRFYEISVQAEDGGSRATKAKVLIEVTDMNDNAPEISITSSSDLIPEDSAPGTVVALIQVHDPDSEENGEVQCVILGNLPFELISSGSNFYKIVTKSSLDREKISSYNITIQASDKGSPEMTSRKVIRLDVSDVNDNAPVFEKLTYTAFIPENNLPGASIFNIPARDMDIEDNAKITYSIMSTSNEEDLLSSYISMNPVTGVIYAQRSFDYEKQKEFKIQIIARDNGSPSLNSRTTLRICIVDQNDNSPVILYPSPEADSSTFEMVPWTSEPGSLVSKVVAVDADSGHNAWLSYFLQSSEPSLFTIDQHTGEMRTSRVFQEKDFMKHGIVVLVRDNGNPSRSASVTINMVIAGHFHQVLPELSNQSIIEESQSNLQFYLVIALALISFLFIVTVIIAVVSKYKQSKSSSFGSMSTSLYPPIDPRFMTQFSTGTLPLPYSYDVCVTLDPSEREFAFLKPQHNVPVESLIDADDSGIGNESLKNTTQNFIPQVFFLHYYLSSCTLILGIFA